In Streptomyces sp. P9-A4, the genomic window CCTGGACCTCCTCCTGGAGCACGGCCCGCTCTCGCGGACCCGGATCGGCAAGCTCACCGGCCTGTCCAAGCCGACCGCCTCCCAGCTGCTCGCCCGCCTCGAAGCGGCCGGACTCGTCGTCGCCACCGGCACCACCGAAGGCCGGCCGGGACCGAACGCCCAGCTCTACGCGGTCAACGCGCGGGCTGCGTACGCCGCCGGACTCGACGTCAACCAGTCCCGCATACACGCCGCCGTCGCCGACATCACCGGCGAGATCGTCGGCGAGTTCGAGCTGCGGACCCCGGGCCGCGCCGCCTCCGGCGTCGTCCGCCAGGTCACCGACGCCCTCGACGGGGCCGTCAAGGCGGCCGGGATCACCCGCGAGGACGTCCGGCGCCTGGTCATCGGCACCCCCGGCGCCTTCGACCCGGCCACCGGACGCCTGCGGTACGCCGCCCACCTGCCCGGCTGGCACTCCCCCACCCTCCTGGACGAGCTGGCCGCCGTCCTGCCCATGCCGTTCGAGTACGAGAACGACGTCAACCTCGTCGCCGTGGCCGAACAGCGCCTGGGCGCCGCCCGGGGCCACTCCGACTTCGCCCTGCTCTGGAACGAGGAGGGCATGGGCGCCGCCCTCGTCCTCGGCGGGCGGCTGCACCGCGGTTTCACCGGCGGCGCCGGCGAGGTCGGCTTCCTGCCGGTGCCCGGCACCCCGCTCGTCCGGCAGGTCACCAAGGCCAACTCCGGCGGCTACCAGGAGCTCGCGGGGGTCCAGGCGGTCCCCCGGATCGCCCGCGCGCTCGGCATCGACACCCCCGAGCAGCCCTACGTGCCGGTCGCCTGCGGACTGCTCGCGCACGCGGCGGAGGCGCACGGCGAGGACCCCCGCTACGCGGAACTGCTGGACCGGTACGCCGAGCGCGTCGCCACCGGGCTGGCCTCCCTCGTCGCGGTCCTCGACCCCGAACTCATCGTGCTCTCCGGTGACGTGCTCGTCGCCGGCGGCGAAGCCCTGCGCGTCCGCGTGCAGTCCGAGCTGGCCGACCTCGCCGCCTCCCGGCCCCGGCTCGTCCTCACCTCCGTACCCGTGCGTCCCGTCCTGCGCGGCGCCCTCGAAAGCGCCCTCGTCACCACGCGCGACGAGGTCTTCGACACCTCGCGCTGACCCACCGCCCGCTCCGGTCCCCCGTCCCGCTCCCCCCGCCCCGTAACCCCTCCGCCACAGGGAGACACCGTCATGCCCGTACGTCCGCGCAAAGCAGCCGCAGCGCTCGCCGCCACCGCCTCGATAGCCCTCTTCGCCACCGCCTGTACGGGCTCCGCGAGCAACACGGCCCCCGACGACCCCAGCGCCCAGACCACCATCACCTTCTGGCACGGCTGGTCGACGCCCAGCGAGGTCAAGGCGATCCAGAACAACGTGGACCGCTTCATGAAGGCCCACCCGAACATCAAGGTGAAGGTCGTCGGCGACATCAACGACGACAAGCTGGGCCAGGCGCTGCGCGCGGGCGGCTCCAACGGACCGGACGTCGTCTCCTCCTTCACGACCTCCAACGTCGGCAAGTTCTGCGCCTCGGGCGCCCTCGCGGACCTCAAGCCCTTCATCGAGAAGGACAAGCTGGACCTGGACAAGATCTTCCCGAAGGTCCTCCAGTCGTACACGCAGTTCGAGGGCAAGCGCTGCTCCCTGCCGCTGCTCTCCGACGCGTACGGCCTCTACTACAACAAGGACGCGTTCAAGGCGGCCGGACTCGACCCCGAGGCCCCGCCGAAGACCTGGTCCCAGTTCGCCCAGGTCGCCAAGGCGCTCACCAAGCCCAAGGGCGACTCCTACGAGCAGCTCGGCTTCATGCCGACCTACCTCGGCTACGAGACCGTCGTCGAGCACTACATGTCCCAGTGGGACCACAAGTACTTCGACGCGGACGGCAAGTCGAACGTCGCCAAGGACCCGGCGTTCGCCGAGATGATGACGTACCAGAAGTCCCTGGTCGACGGCCTCGGCGGCTTCGCGAAGCTGGACAAGTACCGCACCACCTTCGGTGACGAGTGGGGCGTCAAGCACCCCTTCCAGACCGGCCAGGTCGCCATGCAGCTCGACGGCGAGTGGCGGCTGAACTTCATCAAGGAGGCCAAGGTCCCCTTCGAGGTCGGCGTCGCGCCGCTGCCGGTCGCCGACGACGAGGTGGCCGAGTACGGCAAGGGCTACCTCTCCGGCACGATCATGGGCATCGCCCCGCAGAGCAAGAAGCAGAACGCCGCCTGGGAGCTGGTCAAGTACATGACCACTAACACCGACGCCGTGGTGGGCTTCGCCAACGAGATCGGCAACGTCCCCTCCACCCTGGACGCGCTGAAGTCCCCGGACCTGAAGTTCGACAAGCGCTTCAAGGCCTTCCTGGACATCGCCCGGCACCCCGAGTCCACCACCCCGGACGGCGCCGTGAACGGCCCCGCCTACCAGGAGACCCTGTCCCGGCTCGCCCAGCGGTACGAGAAGGGCCAGGTCACCGACCTGAAGAAGGGCCTCGCGGACGCCGCCGCCCAGATCGACCGCGACATCGCCGCGGCGAAGTGACGGCCGGCACCCACCCATGAGCACGGACACCCTGTCCCCGAAGGAGACGGCCGCCGCCCCGGCCGCCGCCTCCCCGCGGGTGACGAACACGCTGCGGGCGAAGCGCCGGCGCAACGCGCTCGTCACCCTGGCCTTCATGTCGCCCTGGCTGATCGGCTTCGGCGTCTTCTTCGCCTATCCGCTGATCTCCACCCTGTACTTCTCGTTCATGCGGTACGACGGCCTCAACCCGCCGACCTGGCGGGGCCTGGAGAACTGGACGTACGTCCTCACGGAGTTCCCGAAGTTCTGGCCGGCCCTGCAGAACACCCTCTGGCTCGGCGTCGTCATGGTCAGCTGCCGGGTGGTCTTCGGCCTCGGCATCGGCATGCTGATCACCAAGATCAAGACCGGTGCCGGCGTCTTCCGCACCCTCTTCTACCTGCCCTACCTGGCCCCGCCGGTGGCCGCCACGCTCGCCTTCGTCTTCCTTCTCAACCCCGGCACCGGACCGGTCAACTCGCTCCTCGAAGCGGTCGGCATCCCCGCCCCCTCCTGGTTCAACGACGCGGACTGGGCCAAGCCGGCCCTGACGGTCCTCGCCGTGTGGGGCGTCGGCGACCTCATGGTCATCTTCATGGCCGCGCTGCTCGACGTACCGAAGGAGCAGTACGAGGCCGCCGAACTCGACGGCGCGTCCCCGTGGCAGCGGTTCCGCTACGTCACCCTGCCGAACATCTCGCCGATCGTGCTCTTCGCGGTCGTCACCGGGATCATCGGCGCGATGCAGTACTACACGCAGCCGATCGTGGCCTCCAAGATCGCCTCGGGCGTGATGGGCGGCTCCGGCGTCACCTTCCAGCCCGGCTATCCGGACGACTCCACGCTGACCCTGCCGCAGCTGGTCTACAGCCTCGGATTCAGCCAGTTCAACTACGGCGCGGCCTGCGTCGTGGCCCTGGTGCTCTTCGCCTTCTCCATGGCCTTCACCGCGCTGCTCATGCGCCGGCGCGGCGGCCTGATCGGCTCGGGTGACTGACTCATGACGACCGCAACCGCCCCCGCCGCACGCCACGCCACGAACGGCCCGGTGAGCCCCGCCGAGAAGCGGGCCCGCCGCAGGTCGCTGCTGCACTGGATCGCCGTGCACTCGCTCGGCATCGCCGCAGCGCTGTTCTTCGTGCTCCCGTTCGTCTTCGTCTTCCTGACCTCCCTGATGAGCGATCAGCAGGCGCTCACCCGGGACCTGACACCGAACTCCTGGCACTGGGACAACTACGTCCAGGTCTTCCGGACCGAGGGCTTCCTCACCTGGTGGAAGAACTCGCTGCTCTACGCGGGACTCGGCACCGTCCTCGTCGTGGTGTCCTCGGTCCCCGTGGCGTACGCCCTCGCCAAGCTCCGCTTCCGCGGCCGGCACCTGTCCATGCTGCTGGTCATCTCGATGATGATGCTGCCGCCGCAGGTCGTCATCATCCCGATGTACCTGTTCTGGGCCAAGCAGATGGACCTCTCCGGCACGCTCTGGCCGCTGATCATCCCGATGGCCTTCGGCGACGCCTTCGCCATCTTCCTGCTGCGCCAGTTCCTGCTGACCATCCCCAACGAGTACATCGAGGCGGCGAAGATCGACGGCTGCGGAGAGTTCCGCACCCTGATCAGGATCGTGCTCCCGATGGCGAAGCCCGGCATCGCCGCCGTCGCCCTCTTCCAGTTCTTCTACTGCTGGAACGACTACTTCGGGCCGCAGATCTACGCCTCCGAGAACCCCGGCGCCTGGACCCTGAGCTACGGCCTGGAGTCCTTCAAGAGCGCGCACCACACCGACTGGAATCTGACCATGGCCGCGACCGTCCTGGTCATGGCCCCTGTGATCCTCGTCTTCTTCTTCGCCCAGAAGGCGTTCGTCGAGGGAGTCACACTGACCGGAGTGAAGGGCTGAATCACACCATGAAGCTCACTGTCGTGGGGGGCGGTTCCACCTACACCCCCGAACTCATCGACGGATTCGCGCGCCTGCGCGACACCCTGCCCATCACCGAACTCGTCCTCGTCGACCCGGCCGCCGACCGGCTCGACCTCGTCGGCGGGCTCGCCCGGCGCATCTTCGCCAAGCAGGAGCACGCGGGCCGGATCACCACCACCTCCGACCTCGACGCCGGGGTCGAGGGCGCCGACGCCGTCCTGCTCCAGCTGCGGGTCGGCGGACAGGCCGCCCGTCAGCAGGACGAGACCTGGCCGCTGGAGTGCGGCTGCGTCGGCCAGGAGACCACCGGAGCCGGCGGCCTCGCCAAGGCGCTGCGCACCGTCCCGGTCGTCCTGGACATCGCCGAGCGGGTCCGGCGCGCCAACCCCGACGCCTGGATCATCGACTTCACCAACCCGGTGGGCATCGTCACGCGCGCGCTGCTCCAGGCCGGGCACAAGGCCGTCGGCCTGTGCAACGTCGCCATCGGCTTCCAGCGGAAGTTCGCCGGACTCCTCGGCGTGGCCCCCTCCGAGGTCCACCTGGAGCACGTCGGGCTCAACCACCTGACCTGGGAGCGCGCGGTGCGCCTCGGCGGCCCCGAGGGCGAGAACGTGCTGCCCCGGCTGCTCGCCGAGCACGGCGACGCGGTCGCCGACGACCTCCGCCTTCCGCGCCCGGTCCTGGACCGGCTCGGCGTCGTCCCCTCGTACTACCTGCGGTACTTCTACGCGCACGACGAGGTCGTACGGGAACTCGGCACCAAGCCCTCGCGGGCCGCCGAGGTCGCCGCGATGGAGAAGGAACTCCTCGACATGTACGGGGACCCGGCGCTCGACGAGAAGCCGGCCCTGCTCGCCAAGCGCGGCGGCGCCTTCTACTCGGAGGCGGCCGTGGACCTGGCGGCCTCCCTGCTGGGCGGCGGAGGCTCGCCGTACCAGGTGGTCAACACGTACAACAACGGCACGCTGCCGTTCCTGCCGGACGACGCGGTCATCGAGACGCAGGCCGCGGTCGGCGCCCACGGGGCCGTCCCGCTGCAGGTCGCCCCGGTGGACCCGCTGTACGCCGGGCTGATCGCGAACGTCACCGCCTATGAGGACCTGGCCCTGGAGGCGGCGCTGCGCGGCGGCCGTGACCGGGTGTTCAAGGCGCTGCTCGCCCACCCGCTGGTGGGCCAGTACGCGTACGCCGACGGGCTCACCGACCGGCTGATCGCGCACAACCGGGAGCACCTCGCGTGGGCGTGAACCCGGACGGCGTCCTCCTCGCGGTCGACGCGGGGAACAGCAAGACCGACGTCGCGGTCGTCGGCCGGGACGGCACCGTCCTGGGCGCGGCGCGCGGCGGCGGGTTCCAGCCGCCGGTGGTGGGGGTGGGGACGGCCGTCGACTCGCTGGCGGAGATCGTCGGCCGGGCGTGCGAACTGGCCGGTGTCCCGGCCCGATTCGCCCATGTCACGGCCTGCCTCGCCAACGCGGACCTGCCCGTCGAGGAGACCGCGCTCCAGGCCGAGGTCCTCGGCCGGGGGTGGAGCGGGTCGGTGCGGGTGCACAACGACACCTTCGCCATACTGCGCGCCGGGATCGACGAGCCGCGCGGCGTCGCGGTGGTGTGCGGGGCCGGGATCAACTGCGTCGGGATGACCCCGGACGGGCGGACCGCGCGCTTCCCGGCGATCGGGAAGATCTCCGGCGACTGGGGCGGCGGCAGCGGCATGGCCGAGGAGGCGCTCTGGTTCGCGGCGCGCGCCGAGGACGGGCGCGGCGAGCCGTC contains:
- a CDS encoding ROK family transcriptional regulator, coding for MAGTAPGTPGTPRVLRAMNDRAALDLLLEHGPLSRTRIGKLTGLSKPTASQLLARLEAAGLVVATGTTEGRPGPNAQLYAVNARAAYAAGLDVNQSRIHAAVADITGEIVGEFELRTPGRAASGVVRQVTDALDGAVKAAGITREDVRRLVIGTPGAFDPATGRLRYAAHLPGWHSPTLLDELAAVLPMPFEYENDVNLVAVAEQRLGAARGHSDFALLWNEEGMGAALVLGGRLHRGFTGGAGEVGFLPVPGTPLVRQVTKANSGGYQELAGVQAVPRIARALGIDTPEQPYVPVACGLLAHAAEAHGEDPRYAELLDRYAERVATGLASLVAVLDPELIVLSGDVLVAGGEALRVRVQSELADLAASRPRLVLTSVPVRPVLRGALESALVTTRDEVFDTSR
- a CDS encoding ABC transporter substrate-binding protein encodes the protein MPVRPRKAAAALAATASIALFATACTGSASNTAPDDPSAQTTITFWHGWSTPSEVKAIQNNVDRFMKAHPNIKVKVVGDINDDKLGQALRAGGSNGPDVVSSFTTSNVGKFCASGALADLKPFIEKDKLDLDKIFPKVLQSYTQFEGKRCSLPLLSDAYGLYYNKDAFKAAGLDPEAPPKTWSQFAQVAKALTKPKGDSYEQLGFMPTYLGYETVVEHYMSQWDHKYFDADGKSNVAKDPAFAEMMTYQKSLVDGLGGFAKLDKYRTTFGDEWGVKHPFQTGQVAMQLDGEWRLNFIKEAKVPFEVGVAPLPVADDEVAEYGKGYLSGTIMGIAPQSKKQNAAWELVKYMTTNTDAVVGFANEIGNVPSTLDALKSPDLKFDKRFKAFLDIARHPESTTPDGAVNGPAYQETLSRLAQRYEKGQVTDLKKGLADAAAQIDRDIAAAK
- a CDS encoding carbohydrate ABC transporter permease encodes the protein MSTDTLSPKETAAAPAAASPRVTNTLRAKRRRNALVTLAFMSPWLIGFGVFFAYPLISTLYFSFMRYDGLNPPTWRGLENWTYVLTEFPKFWPALQNTLWLGVVMVSCRVVFGLGIGMLITKIKTGAGVFRTLFYLPYLAPPVAATLAFVFLLNPGTGPVNSLLEAVGIPAPSWFNDADWAKPALTVLAVWGVGDLMVIFMAALLDVPKEQYEAAELDGASPWQRFRYVTLPNISPIVLFAVVTGIIGAMQYYTQPIVASKIASGVMGGSGVTFQPGYPDDSTLTLPQLVYSLGFSQFNYGAACVVALVLFAFSMAFTALLMRRRGGLIGSGD
- a CDS encoding carbohydrate ABC transporter permease, with product MTTATAPAARHATNGPVSPAEKRARRRSLLHWIAVHSLGIAAALFFVLPFVFVFLTSLMSDQQALTRDLTPNSWHWDNYVQVFRTEGFLTWWKNSLLYAGLGTVLVVVSSVPVAYALAKLRFRGRHLSMLLVISMMMLPPQVVIIPMYLFWAKQMDLSGTLWPLIIPMAFGDAFAIFLLRQFLLTIPNEYIEAAKIDGCGEFRTLIRIVLPMAKPGIAAVALFQFFYCWNDYFGPQIYASENPGAWTLSYGLESFKSAHHTDWNLTMAATVLVMAPVILVFFFAQKAFVEGVTLTGVKG
- a CDS encoding 6-phospho-beta-glucosidase encodes the protein MKLTVVGGGSTYTPELIDGFARLRDTLPITELVLVDPAADRLDLVGGLARRIFAKQEHAGRITTTSDLDAGVEGADAVLLQLRVGGQAARQQDETWPLECGCVGQETTGAGGLAKALRTVPVVLDIAERVRRANPDAWIIDFTNPVGIVTRALLQAGHKAVGLCNVAIGFQRKFAGLLGVAPSEVHLEHVGLNHLTWERAVRLGGPEGENVLPRLLAEHGDAVADDLRLPRPVLDRLGVVPSYYLRYFYAHDEVVRELGTKPSRAAEVAAMEKELLDMYGDPALDEKPALLAKRGGAFYSEAAVDLAASLLGGGGSPYQVVNTYNNGTLPFLPDDAVIETQAAVGAHGAVPLQVAPVDPLYAGLIANVTAYEDLALEAALRGGRDRVFKALLAHPLVGQYAYADGLTDRLIAHNREHLAWA
- a CDS encoding N-acetylglucosamine kinase; its protein translation is MGVNPDGVLLAVDAGNSKTDVAVVGRDGTVLGAARGGGFQPPVVGVGTAVDSLAEIVGRACELAGVPARFAHVTACLANADLPVEETALQAEVLGRGWSGSVRVHNDTFAILRAGIDEPRGVAVVCGAGINCVGMTPDGRTARFPAIGKISGDWGGGSGMAEEALWFAARAEDGRGEPSELARALPAHFGLESMYALIEALHLGLVPFERRHELTPVLFRVSAAGDPVALSLVHRLAEEVVALSSVALGRLGLLDEEAPVMLGGSVLAARHPQLEERIRELLAERAPKAVIGFVTAPPVLGAGLLALDEVAAGPEAAARLREHYGA